From the Lolium rigidum isolate FL_2022 chromosome 2, APGP_CSIRO_Lrig_0.1, whole genome shotgun sequence genome, one window contains:
- the LOC124691974 gene encoding small G protein signaling modulator 1-like isoform X1, which translates to MSQPRRPSSTAGGDSIRSWIMCGGHLQRGVGSLVREHPCGGGPDPYYLKGGKMLRPEKWNACFDTEGRVTGFHKTLKFIVLGGMDPSIRAEVWEFLLGCYSLSSTTEYRRKLRAARREKYQCLVKQCKSMHPSIGTGELAYAVGSKLMDVRTTSKETDCREEVSTSQRGTKHTPGSTVENSNLNYDSGGTPLSQERNSCSKSVELVGFKVHNDSSAYNSSKLMVSSTAVNSCLSDSGDCSDMGEPRYDSETFMEYPSLPAANLFSKASGDVNGIDESLCSFPVPEDRLRQRDERMHSFQINNNIDLIIESNPSDLFRASNSDSAIFHSDAFKQDRWLDDTTGYNSEIVVDSLKISDAPEADFVHVTNSDSPVTNKDKVAEWLWTLHRIVVDVVRTDSHLDFYTESRNMARMSDILAVYAWVDPSTGYCQGMSDLLSPFVVLYEDDADAFWCFEMLLRRMRENFQIEGPTRVMKQLESLWKIVELSDTELFEHLSAIGAESLHFAFRMLLVLFRRELSFEESLSMWEMMWAADFNEDAIRNLEENCLEPLLVDAKKDFSCEVKEEHRVNKFTRRKSKSRRFYRRNGEMRGSCNHGVKSSTQNPLCGLSGATIWARHQQTHHLSTNVLTKNGDNELPIFCVAAILIINRHKIIRGTHSIDDTIKMFNDNILKINVKRCVRMAVKLRKKYLHKSLKGGLE; encoded by the exons ATGTCCCAGCCCCGCAGGCCCAGCAGTACTGCCGGCGGGGATTCCATCAGGTCATGGATCATGTGCGGCGGCCACCTCCAGCGCGGCGTCGGCTCCCTCGTCCGCGAACACCCCTGCGGCGGGGGGCCCGACCCCTACTACCTCAAG GGGGGCAAGATGCTCAGGCCAGAGAAATGGAACGCTTGCTTCGATACTGAAGGAAGGGTCACAGGGTTCCATAAGACCCTAAAGTTCATCGTCTTGGGA GGTATGGATCCCTCTATCCGAGCAGAAGTTTGGGAATTCCTTCTTGGATGCTATTCCTTAAGTAGCACAACAGAGTATAGGAGGAAACTAAGAGCTGCTCGAAG GGAGAAATATCAGTGTTTAGTTAAGCAGTGCAAGAGTATGCACCCAAGCATTGGTACAGGTGAGCTCGCATATGCTGTTGGCTCGAAGCTGATGGATGTCAGGACTACGTCGAAAGAAACCGACTGTAGAGAAGAAGTTAGCACAAGTCAACGAGGTACAAAACACACACCTGGCAGCACAGTAGAAAATTCTAACTTAAATTATGACTCTGGTGGCACACCACTGTCACAAGAAAGAAACAGCTGTAGCAAATCGGTTGAACTAGTTGGTTTCAAAGTACATAATGATAGCTCTGCATATAATTCTTCCAAATTAATGGTATCATCCACAGCGGTGAATAGTTGCTTGTCAGACTCTGGGGATTGCAGCGACATGGGCGAACCAAGATATGACAGTGAGACCTTCATGGAGTATCCCTCCCTGCCTGCTGCAAACTTGTTCTCAAAGGCTAGCGGGGATGTCAATGGAATCGACGAAAGCCTTTGCAGTTTCCCGGTTCCTGAAGATAGGTTAAGGCAACGTGACGAACGCATGCACAGCTTCCAAATCAATAATAACATAGATCTCATTATAGAGTCCAATCCCAGTGATCTGTTCCGGGCTAGCAACAGTGACTCAGCCATCTTTCACTCAGACGCGTTCAAACAGGATAGATGGTTGGACGATACTACTGGCTACAACAGTGAAATAGTAGTAGATTCTTTGAAGATATCTGATGCACCAGAAGCAGATTTTGTCCATGTAACCAACTCCGATAGTCCGGTTACCAACAAAGACAAAGTCGCCGAATGGCTGTGGACACTTCACAGAATTG TGGTCGATGTTGTCAGAACAGATAGCCATCTTGATTTCTATACAGAATCGAGAAATATGGCTAGGATGTCGGATATACTTGCGGTTTATGCATGGGTTGATCCTTCCACTGGATACTGCCAAG GTATGAGCGATCTGCTTTCCCCTTTTGTTGTCCTATACGAGGATGATGCAGATGCCTTTTGGTGTTTTGAGATGCTACTGAGAAGGATG CGTGAAAATTTCCAGATCGAGGGACCGACAAGAGTTATGAAGCAATTGGAATCATTGTGGAAGATAGTGGAATTGTCAGATACAGAGTTATTTGAGCATTTATCAGCAATTGGTGCTGAAAGCCTTCATTTTGCTTTCCGGATGCTGCTAGTGCTTTTTCGTCGAGAGCTATCTTTTGAGGAGTCGCTCAGCATGTGGGAG ATGATGTGGGCTGCTGATTTTAACGAAGACGCAATCAGGAATTTGGAAGAGAACTGCCTAgaaccgttgctagtagatgcaaaGAAGGATTTTTCATGCGAGGTCAAAGAAGAGCACCGGGTGAACAAGTTCACTAGAAGAAAATCCAAAAGCAGGAGATTCTATCGTAGAAACGGTGAAATGCGTGGGTCTTGCAACCATGGAGTGAAGTCTAGCACACAAAATCCTCTGTGTGGCTTGTCAGGTGCTACCATCTGGGCAAGGCATCAGCAGACGCATCATTTGAGCACAAATGTTTTGACAAAGAATGGAGACAATGAACTGCCTATATTCTGTGTTGCAGCAATTCTGATAATCAATCGACACAAGATTATCAGAGGTACACACTCCATAGATGATACTATCAAG ATGTTCAATGACAATATACTGAAGATTAATGTGAAAAGATGCGTGCGCATGGCTGTCAAGCTGAGGAAGAAGTACTTGCACAAG TCGCTTAAAGGAGGTCTGGAGTAG
- the LOC124691974 gene encoding rab GTPase-activating protein 22-like isoform X2: MSQPRRPSSTAGGDSIRSWIMCGGHLQRGVGSLVREHPCGGGPDPYYLKGGKMLRPEKWNACFDTEGRVTGFHKTLKFIVLGGMDPSIRAEVWEFLLGCYSLSSTTEYRRKLRAARREKYQCLVKQCKSMHPSIGTGELAYAVGSKLMDVRTTSKETDCREEVSTSQRAVNSCLSDSGDCSDMGEPRYDSETFMEYPSLPAANLFSKASGDVNGIDESLCSFPVPEDRLRQRDERMHSFQINNNIDLIIESNPSDLFRASNSDSAIFHSDAFKQDRWLDDTTGYNSEIVVDSLKISDAPEADFVHVTNSDSPVTNKDKVAEWLWTLHRIVVDVVRTDSHLDFYTESRNMARMSDILAVYAWVDPSTGYCQGMSDLLSPFVVLYEDDADAFWCFEMLLRRMRENFQIEGPTRVMKQLESLWKIVELSDTELFEHLSAIGAESLHFAFRMLLVLFRRELSFEESLSMWEMMWAADFNEDAIRNLEENCLEPLLVDAKKDFSCEVKEEHRVNKFTRRKSKSRRFYRRNGEMRGSCNHGVKSSTQNPLCGLSGATIWARHQQTHHLSTNVLTKNGDNELPIFCVAAILIINRHKIIRGTHSIDDTIKMFNDNILKINVKRCVRMAVKLRKKYLHKSLKGGLE, translated from the exons ATGTCCCAGCCCCGCAGGCCCAGCAGTACTGCCGGCGGGGATTCCATCAGGTCATGGATCATGTGCGGCGGCCACCTCCAGCGCGGCGTCGGCTCCCTCGTCCGCGAACACCCCTGCGGCGGGGGGCCCGACCCCTACTACCTCAAG GGGGGCAAGATGCTCAGGCCAGAGAAATGGAACGCTTGCTTCGATACTGAAGGAAGGGTCACAGGGTTCCATAAGACCCTAAAGTTCATCGTCTTGGGA GGTATGGATCCCTCTATCCGAGCAGAAGTTTGGGAATTCCTTCTTGGATGCTATTCCTTAAGTAGCACAACAGAGTATAGGAGGAAACTAAGAGCTGCTCGAAG GGAGAAATATCAGTGTTTAGTTAAGCAGTGCAAGAGTATGCACCCAAGCATTGGTACAGGTGAGCTCGCATATGCTGTTGGCTCGAAGCTGATGGATGTCAGGACTACGTCGAAAGAAACCGACTGTAGAGAAGAAGTTAGCACAAGTCAACGAG CGGTGAATAGTTGCTTGTCAGACTCTGGGGATTGCAGCGACATGGGCGAACCAAGATATGACAGTGAGACCTTCATGGAGTATCCCTCCCTGCCTGCTGCAAACTTGTTCTCAAAGGCTAGCGGGGATGTCAATGGAATCGACGAAAGCCTTTGCAGTTTCCCGGTTCCTGAAGATAGGTTAAGGCAACGTGACGAACGCATGCACAGCTTCCAAATCAATAATAACATAGATCTCATTATAGAGTCCAATCCCAGTGATCTGTTCCGGGCTAGCAACAGTGACTCAGCCATCTTTCACTCAGACGCGTTCAAACAGGATAGATGGTTGGACGATACTACTGGCTACAACAGTGAAATAGTAGTAGATTCTTTGAAGATATCTGATGCACCAGAAGCAGATTTTGTCCATGTAACCAACTCCGATAGTCCGGTTACCAACAAAGACAAAGTCGCCGAATGGCTGTGGACACTTCACAGAATTG TGGTCGATGTTGTCAGAACAGATAGCCATCTTGATTTCTATACAGAATCGAGAAATATGGCTAGGATGTCGGATATACTTGCGGTTTATGCATGGGTTGATCCTTCCACTGGATACTGCCAAG GTATGAGCGATCTGCTTTCCCCTTTTGTTGTCCTATACGAGGATGATGCAGATGCCTTTTGGTGTTTTGAGATGCTACTGAGAAGGATG CGTGAAAATTTCCAGATCGAGGGACCGACAAGAGTTATGAAGCAATTGGAATCATTGTGGAAGATAGTGGAATTGTCAGATACAGAGTTATTTGAGCATTTATCAGCAATTGGTGCTGAAAGCCTTCATTTTGCTTTCCGGATGCTGCTAGTGCTTTTTCGTCGAGAGCTATCTTTTGAGGAGTCGCTCAGCATGTGGGAG ATGATGTGGGCTGCTGATTTTAACGAAGACGCAATCAGGAATTTGGAAGAGAACTGCCTAgaaccgttgctagtagatgcaaaGAAGGATTTTTCATGCGAGGTCAAAGAAGAGCACCGGGTGAACAAGTTCACTAGAAGAAAATCCAAAAGCAGGAGATTCTATCGTAGAAACGGTGAAATGCGTGGGTCTTGCAACCATGGAGTGAAGTCTAGCACACAAAATCCTCTGTGTGGCTTGTCAGGTGCTACCATCTGGGCAAGGCATCAGCAGACGCATCATTTGAGCACAAATGTTTTGACAAAGAATGGAGACAATGAACTGCCTATATTCTGTGTTGCAGCAATTCTGATAATCAATCGACACAAGATTATCAGAGGTACACACTCCATAGATGATACTATCAAG ATGTTCAATGACAATATACTGAAGATTAATGTGAAAAGATGCGTGCGCATGGCTGTCAAGCTGAGGAAGAAGTACTTGCACAAG TCGCTTAAAGGAGGTCTGGAGTAG